aagacatgacaggaaggcggtctcgtatgaagttagtagccactaagacacaaaaagtctttcagaaaatgccacacccatcagaatccaaaaatccaaaggcggggctaaggagatttcaactgaacaaaaaggcgagacagagagagagcaggcagaaaagggagcagagaaaaaaggggaacagagaagccaagagagagaacaaccggggagcctgagggagaactgcagtggcatggccgtgaaacagagaaagcagaagaatccccagaagaagcaggtgcaaaagtgtggtgtgcgaagcaatcaaggacagtgaaagtgacaatcaatactcagtaaaattccctcgtgcctatagactcgtaattgcaacaagtgccatttaagttttatcagtccaagagcccagtaactcagaaggtggaaaaaccatttgtaagaatccctaacgaagaataaaacgtaatttgtatggatATATCAATAATTTCCATCCAAAATTTGAAacccttttaacgaattccagattaagaacattgagcaagagaagaatttatataagcctaattcccccaaagtacagcctcacggcacacgttaccttagatcgtgcaaagaaagtaagtaccgtcacctatatatatatatatatatatatatatatatataatatatatatatatataatatgtatgtagtatgataatATAAACGTTAAGGAAGGAAAGCAAACCGTCACTTACTATTGTCCGTGCTATATGAGCCGTAATGCTTATGGAAGCATAACAATAATTCTAGGTTTTAaagacaaattatatatacatatgtgcttgCTTGCCTGAACACCAACTAAATCTTCACGTGCTATGCTTAGCGAGATGGTCTTAATTTCACTAACAAAGCAAAAGTGAACAGGATATGAATAACCTTTGGAAAGGTCTTTGCGTTCCTCTTACCTCTGTATTCTGAGTATGACGGCTGAGAGACTGGAGGCAACAGCATCATGTGAAGATACATCACCATTGTGATGGGGATGCATACTGCCGTCACCAGGTCACTGATTCTGAAGTGAGAGAAGCTTTATATTGTAGTTATTGCagcgttattgtttttattattgaaacCGTAATaagatatgtatttattttttttataaataaacgaTATATCTTCGTACGGCCGTCAACTTTACATATACCACACGTTGTTAAGTAATAGCGACAGATATATCTATGATACTATAGCAGATTTACATCAACTATGCATGTGATCTAGCCattcccttaagacgctcctgattggctgttgataagccaatcacagggctggaaactctgtctctcgagagagttcacataggcaggatgtatgttccacctttcctgatggatacttgtgaaagacgtatccctcaggaggtagaaacatagatcctacccatgtgaactctcgagaaataGAGTTTCCCGCCCCgtgtttggcttatcaacagccaatcaggagcgtcgtaagggacgggcctagccATCAAAtgtacggctgatgtgaatctactatagcacctcggtGTAGGTGGAGCGTGAATAAAAATCAATCTATTCCTTTGAATCACTCGTTTCCTCTTTGGCATTTCCATTCGTTATCATTTAAACTAAAATAGAATATGTATATTTGATAAGCCGTACTGAAATAAGGATtcacaaagaaaagaaataataattctccattcCCAGATGCGACGGAACTCGTAATTAAGCCCGCAAAGGTCTATTTTGTATAACAGGGACTTCGGGCTTCTCAGGGAAGCGCCAGACAGCCCCCTTTCACACCCAGGGACCAAAGATTCCCTCCGGAATCCCCGGAGGATAATCtctattaatcatattgattTAACTTAGTTTTGAAAAAAGACACACATCACAGTTCCAGCTTTCTAAAGCTCCTTCAAAACACGAATTCCGTTTCTTCAAAGTGCTTTAGAAAGCTGGAATTGAGGTAAGTCTATTTTAGACCATGTCAAATCAAtctgataagggtggaagttagtccaccgaaatatagtcagtcctcagctttaaaccagattgttttaaTGCGCCTTTTATactacttgagacgtatcctgttttatcagaagaatttatttacacacacgcacatatatatacatgtatgtgcaatcatatatacatatattacttccatttatacacacacacacacacacacacacatatatatatatatatatatatatatatatatatagatatatatatatatatatatatatatgtgtgtgtgtgtgtgtgtgtgtgtgtgtgtgtatacatatatatatatatatatatatatatatatatatatatatatatatatatatatatatatatatatatattccaggtgAGTGGGAGGAGCTATGTTGGAAACTGAACACATATGACAAAATTCAGTCAAGCGACGAAACATTCTCGAGGAATCCCTGGTAAGTCTTCCTCAGACATTTTACCGAAATGACAGGCATAAGTTGGAGGCAGTTCTACGACAAATGTGAAGCTACACAAATACTTGCAGAGTCATTGAGGTTAAGAGTCACGTGAATCGCCGAGAACCTGGAAAGACTTTTAAAAGTCGTGTCAAACCGTCTTAAATTCAAACTGAGGGAAACtggttaacgagagagagagagagagagagagagagagagagagagagagagagagagagagactggggtgGGGGGCTGGTTTAAACAAATACTCAGCCACCAAAGCTGGCAATACTGCGGTCTTCTACTTGTTGCCAGACATGCCCAAAGAGCTTTTCCGTTTTCTATTTACCGACAGAAAGTTTCCTCGCGGCCGTAAGTAATTATTTACTATTAATTAGTAAAAGGCCCTTTCACCTGAACCCCAGGTGTTCCATAAGTAAGCAAGACTATGTTTACTGTCACATTCAGCCTTTTACTTCTGAATCAAGGATGAAACACCTTTTGTAAATGATTTCCACAATTTCGTACTCTATGTGGcaacgaaaactctctctctgtttcacacacacaagccACCAGATCTGTATTCCACTTTAGCTAAAAATACGAAGGGAATTAAAGTCTTTGACGCGTTCCATTAACTAATGTTCACAGAAGGGCGTCTAACTTATTGTAACGCACTGCTGTGACGTTACTTCCCGTTATGTCACGCCTGTCTTCATCCGTGTAAGTGTGCTCCAGCAAGCTAAGTGAAAAGCGGGAGTAGTCTTTCGAGCGAGTCTAAAAGACAAGAGACAAACTTGACGTATATGATATCACACCTACTCCAGAAGTCCAGCCTAAGGCCAGATACAAACTTCCTgagaaaccagtttttttttttttttaagtgtatacTCGTCCTTTGAAtctgttttttaaaattaaacttggtTCCTCAAGATGAGAAGACTAGATAGGTCGCTTTGTGGCCGATCGCTGCGGGTAATGTCATATTTCCTGTATTTGCGTGATGCTGTGGTTTCGACTCTTATTGGTCACAATCTCCGGCAACTCTGTGGAAAGTCACAGATTTCTCATTTCCCTATTAGcctaaatacgagagagagagagagagagagagagagagagagagagagagagagagagagagagagagagagagcgtcgtttCGTTCGATCACACGAGGCTTTTATAAAAAGCTCATGATTACGTCAGATGTCACTGTCCTTTTTATTAGACTCTAAAACACAAGACGATCGAAGCACGCGCCTCACCTACCATCGCTTGTCATTTATTTCTCATCATCAATTCTTACTGTAGATCGAAGGAGGCGCCTGGCCTGACGAATGAAACCACTCGGCAAACTTTCTACACGTGCTTAATCCACCAGGTGTTCTGCATATCTCTATCTCCCGAGTCTGAAGAATCACCACCAAGAAAGGCGAAAATTCCTATTCAGCATCTTTTACGGCGAAATTGATCGCTTGGTGTAGCCGTAACAGAACATCGTGACGAAGAAGGCAACGAACTTTTTGGCCTAATTTATTCATAGGGGGAAACAAAATTATAGTTAACCGTCATGGAAGATCCAGTTCACCTTCAGGTGGAACAAAGTAGAACCATTAATTCCAGAAGAGAGATAAACCAGGGCCTCTTTCATTCGCTAAATTTTGCGTCCCTGAATATCTGACAATAGTAAGAGCAAAAATGTAAGGGCTGGTATTCCTAATTAAAATGTACCTACTCCTAGTTTGGATTTTGACAGGAGTCTCTATCCAGTATGTCGAGTCTTTGAAAATTTAAGATGGAATTAAAGACAAATCCTTTTTGTTGAACTAGGCTTTTGAGTCTTTCTGGTTTCgaggttgtttgtttgtacggtttgcatggaaccagtggttattcagcaacgggaccaacggctttacgtgacttccgaaccacgtcgagagtgaacttctatcaccagaaatacacatctctcactcctcaatggaatggccgagaatcgaacccgcgaccaccgaggtgagaagcaaacaccaaaccaaccacgccactgagacgctagtTTTCGAGGTTGTGtctcagctaagttaagtatatcttagttttaccagaccactgagctgaataacagctctcctagggctggcccgaaagattagatattttcacgtggctaggaacaaccAATTGGTGACCACTAGgaacggacctacagcttattgtgggacccgaaccacattatatcgagaaagaatgtcctataaccagaaataaattcctctgattccgcgttcgcCGAGCCGAGGAGAATCGAACATCGGACCACCGGTCtggtagctgagcgcgaaaaccactcgtccaacgaggaaccccCTCCCCTACAAAAGGGGCGTTGGTCACTTTTGGGCGCGAGCTGGGTTNNNNNNNNNNNNNNNNNNNNNNNNNNNNNNNNNNNNNNNNNNNNNNNNNNNNNNNNNNNNNNNNNNNNNNNNNNNNNNNNNNNNNNNNNNNNNNNNNNNNNNNNNNNNNNNNNNNNNNNNNNNNNNNNNNNNNNNNNNNNNNNNNNNNNNNNNNNNNNNNNNNNNNNNNNNNNNNNNNNNNNNNNNNNNNNNNNNNNNNNNNNNNNNNNNNNNNNNNNNNNNNNNNNNNNNNNNNNNNNNNNNNNNNNNNNNNNNNNNNNNNNNNNNNNNNNNNNNNNNNNNNNNNNNNNNNNNNNNNNNNNNNNNNNNNNNNNNNNNNNNNNNNNNNNNNNNNNNNNNNNNNNNNNNNNNNNNNNNNNNNNNNNNNNNNNNNNNNNNNNNNNNNNNNNNNNNNNNNNNNNNNNNNNNNNNNNNNNNNNNNNNNNNNNNNNNNNNNNNNNNNNNNNNNNNNNNNNNNNNNNNNNNNNNNNNNNNNNNNNNNNNNNNNNNNNNNNNNNNNNATTCTTTGTAATTGTAGTGATTCTTTGTAATTGGAATTGTAGTGATAATTGaagcttttatgttttttatatttttatattttagatgTAATTGTGAGTGATTTGTGTGTGCTTTGGTTAGTTATTATTTATAGGTGGAAAATAGTGCTAATTGTTacaaattactattttttatgaCTTAAtgcatgttcctattcaacaggTACCCAGAAGCTCGTGCTTTAAATAGGAAGATCATTTTTCATGCAGGGCCAACAAATAGTGGTAAAAACATACCATGCCATGCAGCAGTTTTTGTGTGCCGACTCTGGTGTTTATTGTGGACTCTCAAACTTTTAGCCACAGAAGTTTTCCACAAAAGCAATGAGAAGGTATGGTAAAAATTTTACTTGTATTGTACACACACTCCATGTAGAAATTGCTGTTAAATATCTTTTATCATCTTTGGTTTTACAttggaatatattatttttttgttgttatttgttttttgcttgttACTGTGTACTTTTCCATAGTTCTATAAGACTAAGTACGTATTGCGAAGATGTGGTGATTAATTATTTTGATAGCTTTTTATAATCAAAAAGGAAATTTGTTGCATAATGTTGTTTTCCTTAGTCAACTGTAAATCAGAATATTCCTCCATTATGGCCATTGGCAGAGACTGATCTGTTATAGTGggtaatatagtatagatatgaaTCATGTTTTTTCCTTGATAGGGTACAACCTTGTGACCTGGTAACTGGAGAAGAACGAAGATTTGGCTATACAGATGGCTCAGCTGCAAACATGTTGCTTGTACTGTAGAAATGGCCTCTGTAAATACTGTATGTAAGCTGTATTACAGTACTCTTCTGTACTTACTGATTTTGTTACAAAAACATGTTAGCGCATAGTTTGGTATTAACTTTTGAAAATCTGATAAATTCTTTGAATGTTACAcgtaaaaaatgatgtgacaatgcacttgctttttattattaaaaagactttTTAGTATGATAAACAGGAAAATTAcctatgaaaagagaaaaaaattcatttagattcattttgataaataatttacAAACTTCAGTTAAGTAATTTTCTGTGATCAGATGATGTCGCTGTCATTGATGAAATACAAATGGTAAGAGATCCTCAGAGGGGCTGGGCTTGGACAAGAGCTTTATTTTCGGTCTTCTGTGCCCGGGCAAGTTCATATTTGTGGCGAGGAATGTGCAATTGATATAATCAGAGAATTGGCATTGGCCGCGGAGAAGAAAGTAGAGGTAAGTTAAAATATTATCCTTTACGGCTTTCCTGATTATAGTGAGCATTAGTTTTCCAGGTAGTATAGCATTAGTGATGCTTCAGCAAGCATTAGTAGAAAGCGTTAGTGATGCTTCAAGCAAGCATAAGTAGAAGCGTTAGTGATGCTTCAATAGCAAGCATAATACATAAGTTCAAAGACAGTCAAATGACATCCACCAATCAGTTTACCACTGTAAGGTGTGTCAAATATTAAGTATATACTTTAGTTTACCAGACACTGAGCTGATTTAACAGCTTTCTctagggctggccgaaggattagatatttttacgtggctaggaacaattgGTCACATAGCAACGGGTACtaaacagcttattgtgggatccaaaccatattatatcgagaaatgaatttctatcaccagaaataaattccttggtTCACTTTGGCTGAgccagaatcgaacttcggaccaccggattggtagccgaatggcgaaatccactcgtccaacaagaaaCGTCGTCAGAtattgtaaagttaagtatatattagttttaccagaccactgagctgattaatagctctgcCTAGGAttggccccgaaggattagatatttttacgtggctaggaaccaattggtcacctagcagcgggacctacagtttattgtgggatccaaactacactatatatcaagaaatgaatttctatctccagaaataaattcctctgtttccgcgttggcagagcagggaattgaACTTCAGactaccggattggcagccgagcttgaaagccactcgtccagcgtggaactcaTCAGATATTGTAAAAAATTGGATAGTGAATATGGATGGATAaggcttttattgtttgttaggaAGACTGAATGTTTTACTATTTGTCCCCGTACTCTATTTCACTTCAGCACAATCTCCAGTGACCTAGAATGAGATGTTATGCATCACATCATCAATCTCATGCTAACCAGGGTGTCCTGCATCTTTACACCCAGAATTCACAAGGCTAGACCTCAGAGGTCCaagatttttgaagttgctataaTTTTAGCCACTGTTTTTCTGCCTTCTCTTGACACTCTTCATTACCAAGCAGTGGCCAGTGAATGACTTACACACTTTTCCAGTATTGGCATTCTCCATCTTTACCTATTAACTAGGAGACGATCCGTGTCTGCAGTTAAGGCTTCAAGACATTGTTTTTATCAAGTGTTGAAGCTTTGGCTTGTAGGAGACTCTTCCTTATGGGACATCCCAGTCTTAAGATGTTATATCCATTGTCTCTTTAGAATTGGGTCTTTTGCTCCTGATTTTTTAGCCATGAGCCAGGTGTCTGCTATCAGCTTCAAGAATCTTGCTGCCTTACATAGTTTATTGGAAAAGTGAGGAAGGTGCTTGAGATGTAACTGAGGATCCAAGTGACTTATGTGTTGTGAACTATCTCCTGTATTACAGACAAAAGATATGGATCTAAGCACTTTCAGGACATGAAAATGGTCATATCATTAATGgggttttatgaaaaaaacttgctATAAACATAGTATTCTAGTTAAGACGGAAGTATTGGAAGGGATTTTTGTATGGCCCTGTATATTTTCAGGTTAGACGTTATAAGAGGCTGACTCCCCTAAGTATTGAAAATTCTGGACTGCAAAACCTAGATAATGTTCATCCTGGTGACTGCATAGTATGTTTTAGCAAGAGAGACATCCATTATGTTTCGAGGGAAATTGAAAGAAGAGGTCATGAAGTAGCTGTTATTTATGGAGGTATAGTAGATGCAGCCTTGTTTGAATATAGATTTAAATTAGTAGTTTACATATTTACTAATTCTGAGTATTGAATTTTTCAGTGATCTGTGAACCTTGCAATTTGATTTTGTATTCTTTTAGTTGCTATTAGCAAACATAGATGTTATCTCTTGGTAATTtcattggaaaattatttttttaaattcgtttattttcattctgtctGACTCTTCATGCTCAACCTTCCTAAACTTGTACTGCATAAATAACACTAATATTTATCTTTTGagtctaaaaactgaaaatatgagATTGTACTGCCAACTGCATCATTAGATCTCTAGTTATAAACCCTTTGGAAAATAGCTACAACAGTTATTATTAGGATTCCTGTATTTGAGcagatttattaattaattaatgactgTCAAGTGTAACTAAGCTTTTGACTTAAATATTTAGTGTTCATTAGTCAagtttatttttggtatttttaaaaTGCTATTAAAGATGTTTCAcgataaatgtttaaaaattgcaCGTAAAGACACACTCTTGTAATAGATCATGggttaaatatattttgattacaagtaaatatattttgattacaaagcataggatatttttttttattgagttgcCTTTTCTAGAACAATTGGCTATTAGTTTTACATACATGCATGGGGAGTTTCAGACAGGAAACTAGACTTAAGCCTTTGTTATGAAGATAATTGTTTAATTTGTATTGTTTACAGGTTTGCCTCCGGGAACCAAATTGGCTCAAGCTTACAAATTTAACGACCCAAATCACTCCTGTAAAGTCTTAGTAGCAACAGATGCCATAGGAATGGGCCTTAATCTGTAAGTAAACTATAGAATGTGTTTTGTAATTTTCCAACCTTCAACCCCCAGGAATGTTGCTTTACTTCCTACAGTCTCTTGTGTATAATGTACTTGAGAGAAAACTATAGATTTGCTTTTATTGCCTTTGATCTCATGGTGTCTAACTGcttgcattttttccttctctggtCTTTCCTCTATATTTGGGAACAAATATTTTTGCCTAGCCTTATTGGAATAGagtacattattattgttattactataattgttattaaattaattatgagatgatgatgatgatgttagttTATTTTTGAGTCTGCCAAGTCACATTTCTAGACTAAAATAGCTTGTCTGAAGAATTGTTTTGAAGCTGGTTGCAAAAATTCGAACAAAGCAACATTAAATAAGTATAAGAGCCTAGTAGTGAGAAATCAAATTTAAGTCATAAATAAGTGGTAATGATATTACTCTTGAATTCTAGTTAGGAGTATTGTCAAATATGTTAAATGTAGACAAATTTTTTGTAGAAGTATTGATTTTTGGGTAGTTTCCACTAAACTGTCAGGTTTGCTTCCAAGCAATGTATAGGTCCTTACTCTTTTTTCAGGATCTTCATACTTTCCTTTAGTTATAGTATTTAccatattacataattataaagTTGTTAGTTTGAAGAAACCATGGAATTGCAACTTGGATATGGTAATATAAAGGCACCAGTATGGTTGTTTTGATTTGCAATATCCTTATCTAGTGTTTTGATTGttgtttttgcattttccatAACTGAAGTGTGGTAGAAGTGGTAAGGACATATATTTAGTGACAGGAACCTAAATTAAGATTTCAACAGATTGAAATGTTAGGCTATCTGATCAGGAGGAAGGAACAGTCCTTTAGCAGAGTAGTAATATGGTTAACAAGCATAGCCCAGAAAATAATGTAGAAAGTGTTAAGATGAGCATGTAGAGCAAATAGGAATTTCAGTAGTTTCTGAGATGGAAGTGGAAGCCATTACTCATTGAGACTCCTAACCCCTTAAAGGGAAAACCTTGTGCAAAATCATTCTTGGTGATAGTAATGTCTTTCGTTAGGCTTATGATTTTAGTTCAGAAACTtattttatacagttttttttttaaaccttatgGTTGTGCATTTGTTATGTGTTACCGTGGTGTTGATGGAAAGAACTTTTTATGAGGATCGTATCACTTTGTACATAGTTGAGAATATATGGATGAACTTAAAAGTAAATGGCATTAACAGTGTTCCAGATTGTTTTGTTAACATGGAGTTATATGTACCTGTTCCAGATTGTTTTGTTAACATGGAGTTATATGTATGTACCTACTGTAGCATATAGTCATTTTATAACTGTACTAAACATcataatgaaaagtgattcagtTACCACTGTACTGGATTTTTCATTCAGGAGTATCCGTCGCATCGTATTTTATTCACTCATCAAACCCACAATAAATGAGAAGGGGGAGAAGGAAATGGAAACCATTAGCGTATCAGCAGCTTTGCAAATAGCCGGACGCGCAGGCCGCTATGGAACACAGTGGGAACATGTgagtgtactatagtagatttttaTTGCAGTTTCTTACATTTTCCACCAAGAGGTTATTGTCCTTAACAATGCTAATAAGCTGAGCAGTTTCTGAAAGTGAAGTCATTTGTATTTTAAGGTAAATTTCCTTGCATGTAGACAAAGGATTTATAAGTGttagtattttgtatataaaactaatataactacgtattattgtttattgttactttttaagGTACCCATAGTAGTTGTTATTTACAGGGTTATGTTACTACTATGAAGTCTGAAGATCTACCAACTTTGAGGAGGCTTTTAGGAAATGTCCCACTGGATATTGAACACGCAGGACTTCATCCAACTGCTGATCAGATAGAGCTCTTTGCATATCATCTACCCAGCTACACACTCTCCAATCTCATGGTAATGCATAATAACACGAAAAGGACTGAAATGAGTGCCGAGTTTCAGTAGAATGACTGTCATGGTTTAAAGAAATTGATGAGTTAAATGACACGTGTAGCCTTTTCTAGCATTGTTAATAAAAGGTGCATATAACAATACTCAGTAATATGAATGTGCTGGTACAACTATATCTTCAGTCATCTGAAGATACTTGTATACATGATGCTCAAGCTTACATAAATTAATATACTTGTGCATCTATTGAACTCTTAgtttccaaaaataataatgaagaaacggTACTCGGTATTCCCCTTTCACTTTACCTCTCCATCTAAAATTAAGTTCATTGTAGCATTTTTCTAAGGTGCAGAAGAAATTTGTAATTTTATGCTTTGCATTAGTTTAGAATTTCTGTAGGTTTGAAAGTAAATGATTTAGAAACCATTTACTAATGTCAGGTTCGGTTTCTTCTTCTAGTTTTGCCTTCTGTTGCAGATCAAcatcaataaaaacttcatattcatACTTTCCATACCCATAGATCAAACTATATTATTTTAGTAATTGCATAGTAAATTCTAAAACAGCACTGACATTGCTCTTCATGTTGTTTGACTAATTGATTGTTACAGTTATAGTTTTCCATGTAAACTCTTCTCTGGTAAAGATAGATTTTCCCAGTCTTGTTGATTTTCTTGCTGTGTATCTAATTAGTTTTATATCTTTTGCCTTAGAGAATATTTTTTGCTCTTTTGTCTGTGAATTAACTCGAATCTCTCTAGCACTGATATAGTTAGTCTGTAGCGTTGATGcttttctgctctgtttttccGGAAAACAAATGAATCATCCATATTTTTGTTAACAatgataaatctttttttttccaggatatTTTTGTGAGCCTTTGTACAGTGGATTCATCCTCATATTTTATGTGTATTATGGATGATTTCAAGTTTTTAGCCGATTTAATTCAGCACATTCCATTACAACTGCGGGCTCGTTATGTGTTTTGCTGTGCTCCAATCAATAAAAAGATGCCTTTTGTGTGTGCAATGTTCCTTAAGGTAAGGAcgtttgtctttatttttcaatAGACTATAAAGATTTTTTGCAGTGTTtatcctttaaataaaaaatactactgTTTGTGAAGAGTTCAGTTGTGTTGAAGTACATCTTATATCACATATTTACATGATCTGTTTTGTTGTTACAAATCCATTAATCATAAATAGATTTAAAGTGGAAAATTCATTCAGGTGCAGTTATTTAAACTTTCTAAAAAATCTTTTCCAGTTTGTTCGTCAGTTTTCTCAAAATGAACCAGTAAGTTTAGACTGGCTTTGTCACCACATCAAATGGCCATTCTCTCCTCCAAGTACTATTCTTGAACTAGTCCACTTAGAAGAAGTATTTGATGTGTTTGATTTATACTTATGGCTCAGGTAAGACTTAAGAAGTTAATTACACTTAGCTGTATGGAATTACAAAAGTGAGATACTGTAATACtagtgaaaatgaaattttatatattgatgaaagtttttaaaatgatagttactactatgACACGTCTTTTAGCGAACTCATGCTGCGCTTGCCTTTCTAAAATTGTTAAATTATGACAGTAAATTGTAAGGGTAGTATTAAGTATTCATATACCAATATCATGCTTAAAAGCTTTAAAAGAGCAGTGAACTGAACAAAATTTTACGTATTGGTTCTTGTGCCTTTGTTAGTATAGTTACTGGAAAATACTTAATGATAAGAACATCACATGTTAgctccaaaatttttttttcactgatggAGTAGCTTCTGTTGGGAAAATTCTATTAAGATTGCAATGACAATAATTACCTACCTAGTAAGACTTGCTCTTCTCCCTTTACTGTTACTATgcagatatgatttttttttttttttatatagccttCTGACATTTTCCATTGTCTTAGCTTTTTAAGCACAGAAAACCAGTTTGTAGAGAAACTGACACCTTTTTAAGTACAGAAAACCAGTTTGTAGAGAAACTGAATTGcttattgtcttttatttttgttggatCCCTTTGCTATCTTCCCAGAGGGTGGTCCTAGAACTGAAGCTTTATTTCTTGTCTCGGTTCTCACCCCTCATTTGTTGTTGAAATCCAGACCTCTCAACCCTCAATTGTTGTGGAATCCTTC
The sequence above is a segment of the Macrobrachium nipponense isolate FS-2020 chromosome 27, ASM1510439v2, whole genome shotgun sequence genome. Coding sequences within it:
- the LOC135200467 gene encoding ATP-dependent RNA helicase SUV3 homolog, mitochondrial-like, with protein sequence MLQASISRSVSDASIASIIHKFKDSQMTSTNQFTTVRIGSFAPDFLAMSQVSAISFKNLAALHSLLEKRKYWKGFLYGPVYFQVRRYKRLTPLSIENSGLQNLDNVHPGDCIVCFSKRDIHYVSREIERRGHEVAVIYGGLPPGTKLAQAYKFNDPNHSCKVLVATDAIGMGLNLSIRRIVFYSLIKPTINEKGEKEMETISVSAALQIAGRAGRYGTQWEHGYVTTMKSEDLPTLRRLLGNVPLDIEHAGLHPTADQIELFAYHLPSYTLSNLMDIFVSLCTVDSSSYFMCIMDDFKFLADLIQHIPLQLRARYVFCCAPINKKMPFVCAMFLKFVRQFSQNEPVSLDWLCHHIKWPFSPPSTILELVHLEEVFDVFDLYLWLSYRFSDMFPDADLVRDLQRELDELIEDGVSNITTLVQKSGTRISNLDDSEDTFIMDQRKKNSSKGQLKMPRSQIQRDRKEKGSIGRGRLTDRLLAQGLLSPKMLAELQREWQEMGTDDDDLPPSPSKPKPNRKRRGTKE